From Gossypium raimondii isolate GPD5lz chromosome 11, ASM2569854v1, whole genome shotgun sequence:
ctaacttactgggtttcgattttcataataaatctaaatacacgaatctttttaaactcaagttttaaacaatctcgggaattaagaaaagattataccctaacttactgagtcTCGATTTTTTCGTTAAACCCGAATAgcaaaaatatccttttaaatttccaaacacataaaattttgaaaataaaggcaatattctgtatttagaaaatttgagaaaatcgtgccctaactcactgagctTCGATTTTTTTCGTGTTGATTCTAAATaactgaatatcctttttaaaattaaaacgcATGCggtttaaatacaaaataaaaggcaagcttactctcaaaaaatacgaggtgtcatgtcctaacttactggatgtgacatcttgttaatTCGAGATAAGAaggcatttttcattttgatttattcgagtcatttttaaaataacgcAATgtaaagagggatcgtatttttaaattcttttcgagtttttaattttcgacaccaagacattaagtaatcaactaggtactaattttgggcgcatcgagggtgctaatctttcctcgtgcgtaaccgactcccgaacctatttttctgaatttcgtagaccaaaagcGTTGTCttaataaatctaaaccgtttattaaaaataatcattcttcgaggtgacccgatcacacctcatcaaaaaagattggtggcgactcccacattcgatttcatttttcaaacccCAAGTCGACTCCGTtttatccaaaaaatggtgtcaacattatgtattatattgtatataagataaaatttttagatttatccctatttttaaaatttttgatatattgaccttttatgaaatattatttttatgacaattttatcattttttaaaatcaatttgattaaattttcctttaatggcaacaaataacataatttagtaaaaatataataataaaataataaaagaaacacaaattatgtaaaaaaaacaatttagtaaaatatgtaccaaataataaaatcttatattACAACTAAATAAACCAAAGGATAATGTGCTAATTAAATTTACATTCCAATAAAAGAAACTTATATTGAAttgttaataaatataaatacaaggagaattatatatgaatagttctaaaacatagaaaatagaTGCATTCTTACAGGGAAAATATAagctttttcattaaaaaataatgaaggaaaaagagggaaaaaaagggttaaaaattaacaatattacaCATCAAATGATCTGATCCAATGATCATAATCAATGAATCTTATCCAAAATTTAGAGTCAAGACATCCCCCTTTAAACTCTCTCATGTAATGGCAATTCAATTACCATGTAACGGTAAAGCATTGAAAACTCAACTGATTTGCTTTACATTACAGGTGCATTCAAGGCATTAGGGTGTTCCGATCCCTTTGTTCTTGGCCCCAGCCACCGCTCGGATTCCCATACTCTCTATCCCTTTGTTCTCGACTCCAGCCACCGCTCGGATTCCTGTAATCTCTATCCCTTTGTTCTCGACTCCAGCCGCCACTTGGATTCCCATTATCTCGACTCTTCCAGCTACCTTGACTACCATCGTCTCGACTCCTCCAACTGCTTTGAGAGTGATTAAAGAAACTCGAACTGTAGTCTTGACTGCCAAATGCTAGCCTTTGGAACATTCTGATTTGTGCAGATTGTTGTGCTGAATCGTAGACTTCACTTTGGCCAGGTTTCATTCCGTTTGTGAGATCCGATGACTCGTCCAGTGAGTCTAGAGCTCTCACCACCTAAGAAATAAATGAGGAAGAACACACATAAACACGCAAGTTGCTTACTTTTGTTACTCGGATTCCCCATTTTGTTTTGAGTACTAGTATGATCCAACATATATTCTGACATGAGTATAAGACATGACCCTCTAATGATTCTCAAAATAGTTCCTTAGTACTTTAATCTATTTACCTGACTCATTCTAGGCCTTTTAGCAGCTGAATGTCGCACACAAGCAGCAGCTGCCTCAATCATTCGAAACATTTCATGACCCATGTAGTTCTTTTCCAGCCTCGGATCCACCAACATATCAAAGTCTTGATGTTCAATTGCTTCGGCAAGCAAAGGTCGAGCCTGAGTAACAAGGTTGAATcatattatatgtttgaaattggAACATTGCCACAGGTTCTGTTAATAACAAACAATCAAGGTCATACAATATTAGACTGCAACTTCAGATTTTATTCAGACGAAAATCAAATTTCTTGAAGATTCTAACAGTATAAGCTAAAACTTACGAAGAAAGCCAAAGCAAAAGGCAtgttaaaacaagaaaaaacttttgaaaacacAACAAAACATAGCGGAATAGCCTTTTACCCATTCAACCAGGCTCTCGTCACCTAACGGCTGAGAATCATCAACAGGTTTGCGCCCGGTAATTAACTCCAAGAGAACAACACCAAAGGAATAAACATCGGATTTTTCAGTTAACTTGCCACTTGTTGCATACTCTGGAGCCATATAtctaaaaaagaacaaatccaTTTATCAGAAAAAACCTGAATATTCAGTAGTTAATTTCCAGTAATATAGTATGATTTTAACGATTGAGAAtcagtaattaatttttcaatttattgaacaaTGTCTAGTGCTAACTTACCCAAAGGTTCCCATCACACGTGTGGTTACATGGGTATTTGAATCCAATGCTAATTTTGCAAGCCCAAAATCCGAAACCTGAATTGCGAGACAGAAAGTTAGATTTGACAAAAGAAGTCCCAATGCAGGTCCTAAGGAAGAGTACAATTTGTAAATTCTAAAAGTAGTGCATAAGTCTCGAGTTAACAAACTTGTTATGTTATTCATAAGCACTGTCAAGAAGCAATTCAAGATCAAAATAATGATGCTGGCAAAACTTTATATTTGTAGAAAAGGGAATACCTGAGCCTCAAAATTCCTGTCAAGAAGAATATTTGATGACTTGATGTCCCTATGAATGATGCGAGGATGGCCTGATCAAAGGAACATATTACTTTTATAGCATAGCAACTCAATGGTATAGATGTTTAATCTACTGTTGTTTTTTCTTCATATTATTAAATGGTTTGCAGCATATGTCAGGGTTTCAAAGTAcgacaaagaaaagaagaaagaacaaaagatTACAGTCTTCATGGAGGTAAGCTATCCCGCGAGCAGCTCCGGCAGCAACCTTGACTCGAAGAGCCCAATCCATAACCGGCCCGCCTCTACCTACAAAATTCCATAAAAGTGCACAAAACTAAAACATTATCTTCAATCCAATCTGTATAGGGGATGATTGTGTGCATGAAAGTGTTAGTCGCGAAAATATGGAGCTTCCCAACTTAAGTACAGATGCTCAAGTGGTTCAAATCCAAAGAAGCTAAAAGACAGGAATCCTCTCACCGAGTTGGTATAAATATCCAtgatatcaatttaatttgaaCCATATTAATATTCGTGCAAACTATTTTGACCTTTGAACTTAAAATTATATCCAACTTCGTCATAACCAGAGAATGCATGGAAGATGTCTTACCATGGAGATGGTAATGAAGGGTATTGTTCGGGACGTAATCATAGACAAGCAATCTTTGATGCTCAGATATACAGTACCCCACGAGTGAAACCAAATGGCGATGATGTACTCGGCTAATGATCTCAACTTCTGCTCTGAACTCCCGCTCTCCCTGCCCACCACCAATTTTTAGCTGCTTTACAGCCACTTCTCTACCATCTGTAAGGATACCTTTGTATACACAACCAAATCCACCTTCACCCAAAAGATTACGTTCCGAAAATCCATCTGTTGCCTGGATTAGCTCTTCATATGTAAACCATGACCTGGAACTATTGACCCCACCAGGGTCTGACGGTGAATAAAAACCACCACTAGAACCACTTCCTACCACCAGTTTAAGTGGAGACTGGGGCCTCAAAAAGGCTGAATCTGCGGTGCAATGCAAGTACATTATAGGGCATAATTGAAGTAATATCCAAAAGGAATTGAAACATAATTTGCACAACCCGGAAACAAAATTTATCCTATATCGACTTTAAATCTTTGGCAAGTgataatttaagataaaaaaggTTGATTTCACTTGTCAATAACATGGCATGTTTACACATAATATGCATAAACTATTGTAGATAAGCAATGTTTCAACCATATACCTGAATTTTGAGAAGAGGCAAATGGAGAAGGCATGGCATACCCAATTTTCGTTCCAGCACTCTTCCTTTTTCGTTTTTTTGCAAACCACACAGCCAACACAAGAAGACTGAGCACTATAAACCCAACACCAATGCCGATTGCCACAGACCCTCCTGTGCCTAAACCACTCTTACCAGAGGATGCCGCATTTTCAGATCCATTGGTACCATTAGTTGACCTTGCAGTTGGTTTCTCGGTTGGAATTGAGGGCAATGAACTAGGACTTCCAGTAGTATTTGGGGATTCCGGAGATGAAATTGTAGGTGGTGAGGAGGTAGATGGAACTGAAGGAGGAGGGGATGATAATGTGGGTGTTGAGGGAGAAGTTGTGGCAGGAGCGGGAGCAGTCTTAGAACTGGGTGGTGGAGGTGTAAGCCTAGGAGGCGAGGAAGAGCTTTCCGGCGGTGGTGTTGCTGATGGTGAAGATGGAGACTTTGAGGCAGGCGGTGTTGGAACATTGTCAGGGGGTGGTGGTGAACTTAAAATGACAGCAGGTGGAGGTGAAGCTGCAACAGGAGGTGGCTGTGCAGCTTGTGGAGGAGGAGAAGCACTGGATTGTGTTGGTGGAGATAAAACCGGAGAGGGTGGTGAATTATCGGAGGGAGGAGGAGCATCAGGAGCTGAAGGTGGCGGAGATGTCGGCAGTGATGGAGGTGGGGAAGCTGGAGGGGACGGAGGAGGTGAAGCTGGGGTCGATGGTGGAGGCGAAACTGGTGGTGGGGTCAATGCCGGTGGTGGAGACAGAGGTGGTGATGGAGGAGGAGCTGTAGGGACAGCTGGAGAGGATTCAGGGGGTGGAGTTGAGGAATTTGAGGGTGATGGTGGGGGATCAGTAGTTTGATTAGGCTGAGATGAAGTAGGGGAAGGCGAAGTGGTTGAGGAATTAGAGGACAAGGTAGGAGACAACGGTGGCGGTGGGATATCATTAGAAGTTGGTGGAATTACGGAAGGTAAAACTGAAGTCATATTTCTATAAATGTTCAAGCCTAATATATTCCCTACACTTTCATATCCATTTTATAACATTCAAGTCTCCAATTATTCTCCAACACTAATCACTAATCTTTTCCACAACACAAAATGCTAAAATTCAAGCCTTCAAACGTGTATTCAAACTTCCGtagctaaaataaaaataaaactccaAAAAATTGGCAATAGAAAATGTCTCAACAAGTCAGTCTCAggcaaaagaaataaaaaccaatCAAGTCAATTCCGTACTCCAACAACCTCTAAAAACCCAAACTTAAACAAGAAATGAGGAAAACCCAGAGTTTAAAATCCTCCAAAAAGCAAAACCCAGATTGCCAATCTCAAAAATTCACATCAGTAGACTGAGTTCTCACTTCCACAGAACGACAAAGCAACTGTTAATAAGCAAAATGCAAGATTACCATATGGATGAACACTGAGGGAAAAAAACCCAAGAAgctggaaagaaaagaaatgctTACCTAGCTCTCCAAGAAGTGAAGAAAATTGGAATCTTGAAAAGCTCCCGAGATGGAGGTGTTGATTAGTagcaagaaaacaaaagaaaagttgaaaagaaaagggaaaaggcTGTCCcttgcttctttttttcttttgaaggaAATGTGTAGAGAgggagggagagagagagagcgtGTTTTGGggagagaagaagagaagagagcCCACAAATGGTGCAGAGGAAACGTGGGGGCAACTTGGAATAGGGAGTGAAATAGTGAGGCAATCGTGTCTTTCATCACATGTATGAGAGCCTACCAATGGCACTGTCTCTTTCTTAGCTGTTTACTTAatattctttcctttttttcttttcaggcTTAATGCCCCTGCCCTCAACCATCATCAAACCCTGTATCCACACCATTCTTTTCTTGGCCCCATTATCGCCCTTTTCAAAAAGGAAtggttaaattttgatattagtCCTTCTAGTATAcctaaattatgaatttagttcttatattttaatttagtcattttcagtCCTTGTActattttgaagttttagtcTTGACCAAATGGTGGTTGTTAAATTCAcgaagttaaatttttttattttcaaaatttaatacgatAAACATATTATTGCACATGTAATGGTATGTCAACTTACTATTTTCATTAATGACTATCATTTTCATTAAGActgaaaatttagaattaaaaaatatagcaattaaaatgattcaaatagagtaaatctacaactttatgcataattcaaaactaatataaaattttaatcaaacatatttaactACAACTGTTTGGTccgaacaaaaatttaaaattgaaaaatataaggattaaaattaatcaaattaaaatataaatactaaatttacaGCTTATGCAAAGTATAGGGTCTAATAgcataatttgattaaaaatttcaattggtggaaataaaatatttaggtttttttattcataataCTTAACAAtgattttttaagtttgagcTTCGTTATTGGTCAGGGTTTTCCAACCAattgattattatattttaaatatattttaaaaagatatcGAAATCTTTTTAAAGCTTTCATAAAGgctaaattatattattttaattaatcttaaaatattttatgttgacaatttaaaataaatatttaaataaataaaatggtcaattttaattattgttatattataatttaagctgggagattttaaatattacaactttaagaattatatttaataataaaatagtatattatCATTcgtgtaaaataaaaaacattaaataaataacattagctttattaaatataattaattattttttctttcaaagtttcgagttttaaattttaaatttaggtttttgattttagatttcaaatttcgtatttttatatttattttaaaatctttcaaTATTTTTGACATAAATGATGATGTATCATCTTATTTTCAACTAATGAATCTATACATCCCAAACTGTATAACCAATATTTTACCTATGAGTTGGAAAAAACTATGTAAAGACAAAAGAAGAGTATCTTCCAAAGCCATGTTGAGATATAGCTTAGTTTTATGACGAATATATTATTGGATTTTTGAAAtatatctatttaaaaataattattatattaaatatttaattagatgatcagatttttttaaaaaaattaaatagtagttaattagatatttttccatttgatttagcttaaatatttat
This genomic window contains:
- the LOC105803632 gene encoding proline-rich receptor-like protein kinase PERK8, whose protein sequence is MTSVLPSVIPPTSNDIPPPPLSPTLSSNSSTTSPSPTSSQPNQTTDPPPSPSNSSTPPPESSPAVPTAPPPSPPLSPPPALTPPPVSPPPSTPASPPPSPPASPPPSLPTSPPPSAPDAPPPSDNSPPSPVLSPPTQSSASPPPQAAQPPPVAASPPPAVILSSPPPPDNVPTPPASKSPSSPSATPPPESSSSPPRLTPPPPSSKTAPAPATTSPSTPTLSSPPPSVPSTSSPPTISSPESPNTTGSPSSLPSIPTEKPTARSTNGTNGSENAASSGKSGLGTGGSVAIGIGVGFIVLSLLVLAVWFAKKRKRKSAGTKIGYAMPSPFASSQNSDSAFLRPQSPLKLVVGSGSSGGFYSPSDPGGVNSSRSWFTYEELIQATDGFSERNLLGEGGFGCVYKGILTDGREVAVKQLKIGGGQGEREFRAEVEIISRVHHRHLVSLVGYCISEHQRLLVYDYVPNNTLHYHLHGRGGPVMDWALRVKVAAGAARGIAYLHEDCHPRIIHRDIKSSNILLDRNFEAQVSDFGLAKLALDSNTHVTTRVMGTFGYMAPEYATSGKLTEKSDVYSFGVVLLELITGRKPVDDSQPLGDESLVEWARPLLAEAIEHQDFDMLVDPRLEKNYMGHEMFRMIEAAAACVRHSAAKRPRMSQVVRALDSLDESSDLTNGMKPGQSEVYDSAQQSAQIRMFQRLAFGSQDYSSSFFNHSQSSWRSRDDGSQGSWKSRDNGNPSGGWSREQRDRDYRNPSGGWSREQRDREYGNPSGGWGQEQRDRNTLMP